TTCTTCAAACACCTCCTTTCTTCCATTTCTTGTATATTGGCCCAAGCTCTGAAGCCTGTAACATTACATCCCCAAAAGCACTACGGAATTTCTCTTCCATATTAGGTGCAAAGTTGAGAATTTGCAAGCGTTTATCCTCAATGTCCAATTCCTTCAACATATTACAAGTGGCCTCCACAACTTTTTCTACTCTTATATTTCCATTTATAAAGTGACATGCTTCTTCTATGCATGCAATTACTATAACCATATCCTTCCCGGATTCAAAACATTTAAGTATATGAATACTACTAATCTTCCCGGAACATGGAACCTTTATAACTTGAATATTGCTGTGGTGTTTACTAACACTTAACGCAGTTTCATAAACTGAATTCTCACAGCAGAAGACAGTAATATTTGGTTTATATGTCATTACAAAATCACCCTATAAGCTCAAGTATCTTCTCATCCTCATATTCCCTGAGCTGTATTGCTCTTGAGGGACATAGAGATGTGCAGATTCCACATCCAAAACATGCCTCTTCAATAATCTTTGCAGCTTTCTTGCCTGCTTCGCGAGAGAACTCTATATCTATTGCTTTATGAGGACATGAACGTAGGCATGTGAGACAAAGCGCGCATTTTTCCTCATCTACTTCTGCTGTCTTCTCATCAATTTCTATCGCACTCTTTGCAATCAGGTTATGAGCAGCATATGCAGCTGTTAACGAATCATCTAATATATCATTCAGCCCGGCATCAATATGACATGCTCCAGCAAAGAATATGCCTTTCCTATTTGACAAATTTGGCATAAAGTGAACATTATTATTCTGAAAAAACCCTTGTTTATCTCTCTCAACACCAAGTATACCCGAGAGCTCTTCTGTGCCCTGGCTGGGAAGAATATTTTCCCCAATTACCAGCCAGTCACACTTCAGTTGAAGATCTCTTATGTCTATTCCCTCTACAGCAGAATCTGTTGAGCTAAGTTCAACAAATATTAGGTTGTTATATGGAGATATTTTCATCTGAGACTTAAGAGGCTTTATAAATACAACTCCTTTTTCTCTGGCATCCGTATATGATTGCTCAAATTTCTTACCAGCAACTTTTATATTGCGGGATATTACAAATACCTCACATCTTAATTTTTCTCTGAGAAGCAAAGCATTTTTTAGTATAGATAATGCTATTATTTGAGAATCCTCCTTGTCAAAATCACATAGAAATACGACTTTTGACAATCTTCTTATCTTGCTATCTGCAATGCAATCTTCAAGACGGGTATGATTGATTATCCTTTGAGAATTGCAATCCATCTTTGGCGTGGATATATTAATTCCTGTTGCAATAATAACTGCCCCATGCTTAACGTTAATTAATTTTGAGTTTTTAATTTTTAATATTGAATTGAAGCTTCCAACATATCCTTTGGCCTCTATTAATTCTGTAGAGGTAAGCACGGTTATATTTGAGGATTTGTTCAATTTTGATATTTGCTGAGAGACAAAATCTTTCGCACATATATCCATGCCATATATGCTAAAAAGATTATTTAACCTGCCACCCAGGATTTCTCCTCTTTCAATTAGAGTTACTTTATGCCCTTGTTCCCCAAGGTATATTGCAGCAGTTATTCCTGCAATGCCTCCACCAATTATAAGAATGCCTCCGTTTACTCTAATTCGTCTGTTCACAAGTACTCCATCACATCTATTGCAGTTTTCTCTGCGTGCCGAATAGATTCTGATATGCTCTTTGGCCCTTCACATGTACCTGAGAGAAAAACACCTTGAACATTTGTTCTTGTAGAAAAATCATCAACAGGTTCAAAAAAACCGAACTCGTCTGTATTGATCCCAAGAAGACTCTCAATTCTCCGATTATCCTCTGATGGCGTTACGCCTATAGAGAGAACAAGAAGATCATAATCCCTCTTAACAAGTTTAGCCTTTGTTACTTCTTCATACAAAACCCTTACTGATTTAGTCTCAGGAATTTCTTGCGCTCTTGTTGGTATGCTCTTTATAAACTCTATTTTTGAATCATCCTTACATTGGTCATATAACATATTGAATTCTTTGCCTGAAGACTGGATATCCATATAGAAAACATCTACCTTAATTTCAGGAAAGGCTTCTCTGAGCATCATGACGAGTCTCAAGGCATAACGACAGCATACTCTTGAACAATAGCCCTTGTTTAAGTGCGGATCCCTGGACCCAACGCACTGTATGAATGCCGCTCGCTTTGGGATGTCACCCAAGAGCCTAAATTCTCCCTTTTCTTTGAAGTGCTCCTCAATATCCAGACCTGTAAAAACATAAGGGATTCTTCCGTAGCCAAATCTGCCTTTTTCCCTTGCATCAAATGGAGTAAAACCAGTTGCAATGACTATTGCATCTGCCTCTACAGAGCTGTTTTTATTACCCTGCTTTATTTGAATGGAAAAGTTAGATTTGGATCTTAAAATATCGGAGATATCTGAATCTAAATATATCTTGACATTAGGATGAATCTTTATTCTGTCTCTTCTATCCTTTAGAAGGCAAGCCCCACATTTTGTACAAACATCATCTACAGCTTTACAACAAAATCTTTGAACATGTCCGCCTATTGAAGAATTTTTTTCTACTAAATGAACAGTTATTCCCCTATCTGCAATCTCTAAAGCTGAAATAATGCCTGCTATTCCCGCTCCGATAACCAGCACATTTTTATGTTTCATAGCATAATTATTCTAGTGTAGAAAATGCCGCATTCCGGTAAATGCCATGGCTATACCAAGCTCGTCAGCCTTGGATATTGAGGCATCATCCCGTTTTGACCCGCCTGGCTGGATAATATAGCGAATACCAAACTCAGCCGCTTCTTCAACAGTATCAGAAAATGGAAAAAATGCATCAGAAGCAAGCACCAGTTCTGACATTACTCTTTTTACATAATCATCTAATGATCCTTCCGGTTTCAGCATGTCATATTCAATCTGTAGATTTTCCATTGCTTTGGCAACTGCTAACTTACGCAAAGAATCGACTCTGTTTGGCTGACCAGCGCCCATACCTAACACCTGAAAATATCTAGGCATATATTCCCTGCAAAGAACAATCGCGTTGGACTTAGTATGTTTGCACGCCTTATATGCAAACTTAGCCAACTCTTTTTTATTGTCAGGAAACAATGCTTTTGTCGGAACATCAAATGTATCAAAAACTTTCAAGTCTCTGTCTTGCTCAAGTATACCGCCTACAATTTTTCTATATGTAAATCTTTCATGCTCACCCACCTCAAGAGGCGCTACTTCAAGAATTCGCAATACCTTACCTTCGGACTTTA
The bacterium DNA segment above includes these coding regions:
- a CDS encoding hydrogenase iron-sulfur subunit, which gives rise to MTYKPNITVFCCENSVYETALSVSKHHSNIQVIKVPCSGKISSIHILKCFESGKDMVIVIACIEEACHFINGNIRVEKVVEATCNMLKELDIEDKRLQILNFAPNMEEKFRSAFGDVMLQASELGPIYKKWKKGGV
- a CDS encoding FAD-dependent oxidoreductase; this encodes MNRRIRVNGGILIIGGGIAGITAAIYLGEQGHKVTLIERGEILGGRLNNLFSIYGMDICAKDFVSQQISKLNKSSNITVLTSTELIEAKGYVGSFNSILKIKNSKLINVKHGAVIIATGINISTPKMDCNSQRIINHTRLEDCIADSKIRRLSKVVFLCDFDKEDSQIIALSILKNALLLREKLRCEVFVISRNIKVAGKKFEQSYTDAREKGVVFIKPLKSQMKISPYNNLIFVELSSTDSAVEGIDIRDLQLKCDWLVIGENILPSQGTEELSGILGVERDKQGFFQNNNVHFMPNLSNRKGIFFAGACHIDAGLNDILDDSLTAAYAAHNLIAKSAIEIDEKTAEVDEEKCALCLTCLRSCPHKAIDIEFSREAGKKAAKIIEEACFGCGICTSLCPSRAIQLREYEDEKILELIG
- a CDS encoding FAD-dependent oxidoreductase, with the translated sequence MKHKNVLVIGAGIAGIISALEIADRGITVHLVEKNSSIGGHVQRFCCKAVDDVCTKCGACLLKDRRDRIKIHPNVKIYLDSDISDILRSKSNFSIQIKQGNKNSSVEADAIVIATGFTPFDAREKGRFGYGRIPYVFTGLDIEEHFKEKGEFRLLGDIPKRAAFIQCVGSRDPHLNKGYCSRVCCRYALRLVMMLREAFPEIKVDVFYMDIQSSGKEFNMLYDQCKDDSKIEFIKSIPTRAQEIPETKSVRVLYEEVTKAKLVKRDYDLLVLSIGVTPSEDNRRIESLLGINTDEFGFFEPVDDFSTRTNVQGVFLSGTCEGPKSISESIRHAEKTAIDVMEYL